In Spirosoma aureum, a single genomic region encodes these proteins:
- a CDS encoding FG-GAP-like repeat-containing protein, whose product MKNYYKHGNWVGLLLSLHLVSLLGQAQPLTVSSLSPARNLRNAPVNTNVAVTFSQPISNSANSKGALRVFSQQRGGAMRDGLGGVTNIATGNTLRFNPTTNFKPGETIFVTSTTAVKSDEGGNLARGHVHRFTTATGGTGRGYFSPPATNPNPAVNGSAYSVALGDLDGDGDLDFVMAHLGNDNVSVRLNDGTGNFTPPATNPNPAAGTAANSVALGDLDGDGDLDFVTTNLGGNTVSVRLNDGTGNFTPPATNPNPAVGVAPYSVALGDIDADGDLDFVATNADDNTVSVRFNDGTGNFIPPATNPNPAVGVYPTSVALGDLDGDGDLDFVTANRNRGNLAYRSGFVSVRLNDGTGNFTPPATNPEPAVGDRPASVALGDVNGDGNLDFVTTNAGSDHTVSVRLNDGTGNFTPPTTNPEPAISGSEDIALGDLDGDGDLDFVTASSGNANVRLNDGTGNFTPPASNPTAAVGNGANSVALGDLDGDGDLDFVVANSSGSNASVRLNRSVASTITGFTPTSGPVGSTLTITGNNLTGEPGESQVTGVRFGELSAPFTVNSTSNITVTVPKVASTQPILFMVSNVQTVLDVFTVTRPNTNLTYSLISLTFGNINTTANSAPTVTDLDADGLLDLLIGKADGTVDHYEQNTINGNAFTRVGSLMDGANVINMGTNAVPVVSDLDGDGLFDLLLGRGNGLVYQYEQSTVGGSSFTLVTNNFASINTTSNSAPTMTDLDRDGLLDILVGKADGTISHFRQEAVNSNSFRRVTSGFNSISVGANSAPVVVDLDGDGLLDMLIGNSQGNIYHYKQSTAGSLGFNQITTSFNSLTMGGNAQPIVTDIDGDNNLDLLIGRTDGTISRYEQQTLVVGPTIAGFTASPNPVCAGSLVTFTATIGNVTGSYTYTLTNGTSTTIGTTSSTSFGQNLVASGNGSQSFTLTVSNGGPLTIALTSVTVNAVTVSNPTVSTATVGQPFSQSFTASGGNGTYSYSVVSSNLPASLSLSSAGGLSGTPTAAGSYSALVRATDANGCVGESSTAYSLSVGNATLPCGTVVYVTQSGAGLQNGSSWTNAFAGTSLQTAINTAATCGAQVWVAQGLYKPTTGTDPTISFVLKEGVAIYGGFTGNETQLIQRPGVNPVTGQPSSSSLSGDIGTPGDSGPDSDNSGHVVRSEPGLTASAVLDGFVIIKGNGRNAAPTPNALNSVVGGGLYTIRASPSIRNCFFIDNYGSSNGGAIYTENSSPTITNCRFEANSAGMAYGSAISNRGTGTITITGCLFEKHTDDGSGVIYSSDNSKLIVSTSTFRQNSGSLSGVFYNGSNTELELMDCLLENNTAKRGGGAIFHQSNGSVKLIHCQFINNRGLMRDGGAIYIQDAGLEATDCRFTGNSAVAEGGGISFSGGEQALKLTNCVFENNRGGGDGGGAVFVNSGPATLINTSFASNTANRGGALFFYGTNHQVINCSFVNNVATEQGGAIFDASTSPQLTNTSFQGNQAPQGGAVYSEEGGSQLVNSVFFGNGGANTFVTDGPSLSASYSLFEPGVTAYTDEGNNLTTTLTPFVSTTSTQLRDCSPAINTGSNAAYSSANGPATDLAGAARQFNGGVIDRGAYEYQGMPTVLTVANPGVSTATVNQQFSQSFTAQGGTGPYTFSVLSSNLPASLSVSSAGVLSGTPTTAGSYSVLVQASDANGCGGIASTAYSLAVNDATPTITGFAVTPNRVCVGSPITFTATIGNIAGNYSWSLENGGSSIGSPGPTTATAFSVVQTASGSGVQTFTLTVNSGGQRVTATTSLTVNISPVASLTNNGPLTCSQTSVTLTASGGNSFTFSTGSGLVVGTPGSSSTVVVSTPGVYSVVVGNTSGCVSAASTTVDQDVTAASVSINPGSATLTCASPSVSLTAVGVGSVRWNTGSTSPILTVSTAGTYSVTLTSGSGCTAVTSVEVSADQSAPSVSINPGSATLSCASPSVSLTAVGVGSVLWNTGSTSPILTVSSAGTYSVTLTSGSGCTAVTSVEVSADQSAPSVSINPGSATLSCASPSVSLTAVGVGSVLWNTGSTSPILTVSSAGTYSVTLTSGSGCTAVTSVEVSADQSAPSVSINPGSATLSCASPSVSLTAVGVGSVLWNTGSTSPILTVSSAGTYSVTLTSGSGCTAVTSVEVSADQSAPSVSINPSSATLTCATPSVSLTAVGVGSVRWNTGSTSPILTVSTAGTYSVTLTSGSGCTAVTSVEVSADQSAPSVSINPGSATLSCASPSVSLTAVGVGSVRWNTGSTSPILTVSTAGTYSVTLTSGSGCTAVASVEVSADQSAPSVSINPSSATLTCATPSVSLTAVGVGSVRWNTGSTSPILTVSSAGTYSVTLTSGSGCTAVTSVEVSADQSAPSVSINPSSATLSCASPSVSLTAVGVGSVLWNTGSTSPILTVSSAGTYSVTLTSGSGCTAVTSVEVSADQSAPSVSINPSSATLSCASPSVSLTAVGVGSVRWNTGSTSPILTVSTAGTYSVTLTSGSGCTAVASVEVSADQSAPSVSINPSSATLTCASPSVSLTAVGVGSVLWNTGSTSPILTVSSAGTYSVTLTSGSGCTAVTSVEVSQQPDQTIVFTQQPASASTVTVGANVTTAIAVSGNPTGFQWFKDNLSSPVGGQTSATLMLTNVQIADAGSYIVVVSGACNSLTSTAFALTVNPVQTAPFAITAVTTLSCTPILPNRFSVSFTPRYSGLNGQPVSFSVANELLPTTESGPYTLQLYTDNPTLTLKAIQGGTPPEASYVYNWLAACRTSESPNTPPGW is encoded by the coding sequence ATGAAAAACTATTACAAACATGGAAACTGGGTTGGCCTTTTGCTTAGTCTGCACCTGGTCAGTCTGCTTGGTCAGGCCCAACCATTAACGGTTTCCTCGCTCTCACCAGCCCGTAATCTGCGCAATGCTCCGGTTAACACGAATGTAGCGGTGACCTTTAGCCAGCCCATCAGCAACAGCGCAAACAGCAAAGGTGCCCTGCGTGTGTTCAGCCAGCAACGGGGTGGTGCTATGCGGGATGGACTTGGTGGGGTCACTAACATTGCTACTGGAAACACACTTCGGTTTAATCCCACCACCAACTTTAAACCTGGGGAAACCATCTTCGTTACGTCGACGACAGCCGTTAAAAGTGACGAGGGTGGTAATCTGGCCAGGGGGCATGTACATCGGTTCACTACGGCCACAGGCGGAACGGGGCGGGGTTATTTCTCCCCCCCCGCTACTAATCCAAATCCAGCTGTGAATGGCAGCGCTTATTCGGTCGCTCTTGGTGATTTGGATGGGGATGGGGACCTGGACTTTGTAATGGCTCACCTGGGAAATGACAATGTAAGTGTTCGGCTCAACGACGGCACGGGCAACTTTACCCCCCCCGCTACCAACCCCAATCCTGCCGCGGGTACTGCCGCTAATTCAGTAGCCCTTGGCGATTTGGATGGGGATGGCGATCTGGACTTCGTAACGACCAACCTTGGTGGTAACACAGTGAGTGTTCGGCTTAATGACGGCACGGGTAACTTTACGCCACCGGCTACCAACCCCAATCCAGCTGTGGGGGTTGCCCCTTACAGCGTAGCGCTCGGGGATATAGATGCGGATGGCGATCTGGACTTCGTAGCGACTAATGCTGATGATAACACAGTGAGTGTTCGGTTCAACGACGGCACTGGTAACTTTATCCCACCGGCTACTAACCCCAATCCAGCTGTGGGTGTGTATCCCACTTCAGTTGCGCTCGGGGATTTGGATGGAGACGGCGATCTGGACTTTGTAACGGCCAACCGTAATAGGGGAAATCTGGCTTATAGAAGTGGATTTGTAAGTGTTCGGCTGAACGACGGCACAGGTAACTTTACCCCCCCCGCTACCAACCCCGAACCTGCTGTAGGTGATAGACCTGCTTCAGTTGCCCTTGGAGATGTGAATGGGGATGGCAATTTGGACTTCGTAACGACTAACGCTGGTAGTGATCACACTGTAAGTGTTCGGCTGAACGACGGCACGGGTAACTTTACCCCACCCACTACTAACCCTGAACCTGCCATAAGTGGTAGCGAAGATATCGCTCTTGGCGATTTGGATGGAGATGGCGATCTGGACTTCGTGACCGCCAGTAGTGGCAATGCTAATGTTCGGCTGAACGACGGCACTGGTAACTTCACCCCACCCGCTTCCAACCCCACTGCAGCCGTAGGTAATGGCGCTAATTCAGTAGCCCTTGGCGATTTGGATGGGGATGGCGATCTGGACTTCGTAGTAGCTAACTCTTCTGGATCGAATGCAAGTGTGCGACTCAATCGTTCTGTTGCTTCTACTATTACTGGTTTCACACCAACAAGTGGGCCGGTCGGGAGTACATTGACAATTACGGGAAACAACCTGACGGGAGAGCCGGGCGAAAGCCAGGTAACGGGTGTGCGATTTGGCGAGTTATCTGCACCCTTCACGGTTAATTCTACGTCAAATATTACGGTTACTGTTCCTAAGGTAGCTTCCACACAGCCCATTCTGTTCATGGTTTCTAATGTACAGACGGTATTAGACGTATTCACTGTAACGCGTCCAAACACCAACCTTACCTATAGCCTGATTAGCCTTACTTTTGGGAACATCAACACGACGGCGAATTCAGCACCGACCGTAACGGACCTGGATGCCGATGGGCTGCTCGATCTACTCATCGGTAAAGCCGACGGCACGGTCGATCATTATGAGCAAAATACTATCAATGGAAACGCCTTTACACGGGTAGGTAGTCTGATGGATGGCGCTAATGTCATCAATATGGGGACAAATGCCGTGCCGGTCGTATCAGACCTCGATGGAGATGGCTTATTCGATTTGCTGTTGGGTAGGGGCAACGGATTGGTCTATCAATATGAACAGAGTACGGTTGGAGGTTCCTCGTTTACGCTCGTAACCAACAACTTTGCTAGTATTAATACAACGTCAAATTCCGCTCCGACAATGACGGACCTAGACCGGGATGGCCTACTCGACATCCTGGTCGGAAAGGCAGATGGGACAATCAGCCATTTCAGGCAGGAGGCTGTAAACAGTAACAGCTTCAGACGGGTGACGTCAGGCTTTAACAGCATAAGCGTAGGGGCCAATTCGGCTCCGGTTGTTGTCGATCTGGATGGCGATGGGTTGCTTGATATGTTAATAGGGAACAGTCAGGGGAACATTTACCACTACAAACAGAGTACTGCTGGTTCATTAGGGTTCAACCAGATAACTACTAGCTTCAACAGCTTGACGATGGGCGGAAACGCTCAGCCCATCGTTACTGATATTGACGGTGATAATAACCTGGATCTGCTAATCGGCCGTACAGATGGGACCATTAGCCGGTACGAACAGCAAACCCTTGTTGTTGGTCCAACCATCGCGGGCTTTACCGCCAGTCCAAACCCGGTTTGTGCCGGGAGCCTCGTCACCTTTACCGCTACTATAGGCAACGTAACAGGCAGCTATACCTACACGCTGACCAACGGCACTAGCACCACTATAGGCACTACGTCCAGCACAAGCTTCGGTCAGAATCTGGTGGCTTCGGGAAATGGTAGCCAGAGCTTTACGCTGACGGTCAGTAACGGAGGACCACTAACCATTGCCCTCACCAGTGTGACGGTCAATGCGGTGACGGTGAGCAACCCCACCGTCAGCACCGCTACGGTGGGGCAACCGTTCAGCCAGAGTTTCACGGCCAGTGGCGGCAATGGCACCTACAGCTACAGTGTGGTTAGCAGCAACCTGCCAGCTAGCCTGAGCCTGTCGAGTGCGGGCGGGCTCTCGGGTACGCCCACGGCAGCGGGCAGCTACTCGGCGCTGGTGCGGGCTACTGATGCCAACGGCTGTGTGGGGGAGTCCAGCACGGCTTACTCGCTGAGCGTAGGCAATGCGACTCTACCCTGCGGCACAGTGGTGTATGTGACCCAGAGTGGGGCGGGTTTGCAGAACGGTAGTAGTTGGACCAATGCCTTCGCGGGTACTTCCCTGCAAACGGCTATCAATACGGCGGCTACCTGCGGAGCCCAGGTCTGGGTAGCTCAGGGGCTCTACAAACCCACCACAGGCACTGACCCCACCATCAGCTTTGTGCTGAAAGAGGGGGTAGCCATCTATGGGGGCTTTACAGGCAATGAAACCCAGCTTATCCAGCGCCCAGGGGTCAACCCCGTCACGGGGCAACCTTCCAGCAGCAGCCTCTCGGGTGATATTGGCACCCCGGGCGATTCAGGGCCTGACAGTGACAACAGTGGTCATGTGGTCCGTAGCGAGCCGGGCCTGACGGCCAGTGCGGTGCTGGATGGCTTTGTCATTATCAAAGGCAATGGCCGGAATGCTGCCCCCACGCCAAATGCACTTAATTCTGTTGTGGGGGGCGGCCTTTATACTATTCGTGCGAGTCCCAGCATCCGCAACTGCTTCTTCATCGATAACTACGGAAGCAGCAATGGAGGAGCGATCTACACTGAAAACAGTAGTCCCACGATTACCAACTGTCGCTTTGAGGCCAATTCAGCAGGAATGGCCTATGGTAGTGCCATTAGCAATCGAGGAACTGGAACAATAACGATCACCGGGTGCTTATTTGAAAAGCATACAGACGATGGGAGTGGGGTTATTTATAGCAGTGATAACAGTAAGTTAATCGTCAGTACCAGCACGTTTCGTCAAAACTCGGGCTCTTTAAGTGGGGTTTTCTACAATGGTAGTAACACGGAGTTGGAGCTAATGGACTGCCTGCTGGAAAACAATACGGCTAAGCGGGGTGGAGGGGCTATCTTTCATCAAAGTAACGGATCAGTGAAGCTAATCCATTGCCAGTTTATCAACAACCGGGGTTTAATGAGAGATGGTGGAGCAATTTACATACAAGATGCTGGCTTGGAGGCCACTGATTGCCGCTTTACGGGCAACTCGGCTGTAGCTGAAGGGGGGGGGATCTCTTTTTCAGGTGGCGAACAAGCGCTGAAGCTAACCAACTGTGTCTTTGAGAATAACCGAGGAGGAGGAGACGGGGGCGGAGCAGTCTTTGTAAACTCGGGTCCAGCCACCTTGATCAATACATCCTTTGCCAGCAACACCGCTAACCGGGGAGGAGCCTTATTTTTCTATGGAACAAATCATCAGGTAATCAACTGCTCGTTTGTCAACAATGTGGCTACTGAGCAGGGTGGAGCGATCTTTGATGCTTCTACTTCACCTCAACTCACCAATACGTCGTTCCAGGGGAATCAGGCTCCCCAGGGGGGCGCAGTGTATTCGGAAGAGGGAGGCAGCCAACTGGTCAACTCAGTGTTCTTCGGCAACGGTGGGGCTAACACCTTCGTGACTGACGGTCCCAGCCTATCAGCCAGCTACAGCCTCTTCGAGCCCGGCGTGACCGCCTACACTGATGAGGGCAATAACCTCACCACCACCCTCACGCCCTTTGTCTCCACCACCAGCACCCAACTGCGGGACTGCTCACCAGCCATCAACACGGGTAGCAATGCCGCTTACTCATCGGCGAACGGCCCCGCTACCGATCTGGCAGGTGCAGCCCGTCAGTTTAACGGTGGAGTCATCGACCGGGGGGCGTATGAGTACCAGGGCATGCCCACCGTCTTAACGGTTGCCAACCCTGGAGTCAGCACGGCAACGGTCAATCAGCAGTTCAGCCAGAGCTTCACGGCCCAGGGCGGCACTGGCCCCTATACCTTTAGTGTGCTCAGCAGTAACCTACCAGCCAGCCTGAGTGTGTCGAGTGCGGGCGTGCTCTCGGGTACGCCCACCACAGCGGGCAGCTACTCGGTGCTGGTGCAGGCCAGCGACGCTAATGGTTGCGGAGGTATTGCAAGCACGGCTTACAGTCTGGCGGTAAATGATGCTACGCCCACCATAACGGGCTTTGCGGTGACACCCAACCGGGTTTGTGTGGGTAGCCCCATCACGTTTACGGCTACGATAGGAAATATAGCTGGCAACTATAGCTGGTCACTTGAGAATGGAGGGTCTTCAATTGGCAGTCCAGGACCTACCACAGCCACAGCTTTTAGTGTCGTACAAACAGCCTCCGGGTCGGGTGTACAAACATTTACACTAACCGTGAACAGCGGAGGACAACGGGTTACGGCCACTACGAGCCTGACTGTGAACATCTCACCCGTAGCCAGCCTGACCAACAACGGGCCGTTGACCTGTAGCCAGACCAGCGTCACGCTGACGGCTAGTGGCGGTAATTCGTTTACTTTCAGCACGGGCAGTGGCCTGGTGGTGGGAACACCGGGTAGCAGCAGCACGGTGGTGGTGAGTACACCGGGCGTTTATTCAGTGGTGGTTGGAAATACCAGCGGCTGCGTAAGTGCCGCCAGCACGACGGTGGATCAGGACGTAACAGCGGCCTCAGTGAGCATCAACCCCGGCAGTGCGACCCTAACCTGTGCCAGCCCAAGTGTGAGTCTGACGGCAGTGGGTGTGGGCAGTGTGCGGTGGAACACGGGCTCGACGAGTCCCATCCTGACGGTGAGTACGGCGGGGACGTATTCGGTGACCTTGACCTCGGGCAGTGGCTGTACGGCCGTGACCAGTGTGGAGGTGAGCGCCGATCAGAGTGCGCCTTCAGTGAGTATCAACCCCGGCAGTGCGACCCTGAGCTGTGCCAGTCCAAGTGTGAGTCTGACGGCGGTGGGCGTGGGCAGTGTGTTGTGGAACACGGGCTCGACGAGTCCCATCCTGACGGTGAGTTCAGCGGGGACGTATTCGGTGACCTTGACCTCGGGTAGTGGCTGTACGGCCGTGACCAGTGTGGAGGTGAGCGCCGATCAGAGTGCGCCTTCAGTGAGTATCAACCCCGGCAGTGCGACCCTGAGCTGTGCCAGTCCAAGTGTGAGTCTGACGGCGGTGGGCGTGGGCAGTGTGTTGTGGAACACGGGCTCGACGAGTCCCATCCTGACGGTGAGTTCAGCGGGGACCTATTCGGTGACCTTGACCTCGGGCAGTGGCTGTACGGCCGTGACCAGTGTGGAGGTGAGCGCCGATCAGAGTGCGCCTTCAGTGAGTATCAACCCCGGCAGTGCGACCCTGAGCTGTGCCAGTCCAAGTGTGAGTCTGACGGCGGTGGGCGTGGGCAGTGTGTTGTGGAACACGGGCTCGACGAGTCCCATCCTGACGGTGAGTTCAGCGGGGACCTATTCGGTGACCTTGACCTCGGGCAGTGGCTGTACGGCCGTGACCAGTGTGGAGGTGAGCGCCGATCAGAGTGCGCCTTCGGTGAGCATTAATCCTTCCTCAGCTACGCTAACCTGTGCTACTCCGAGTGTGAGTCTGACGGCGGTGGGTGTGGGCAGTGTGCGGTGGAACACAGGCTCGACGAGTCCCATCCTGACGGTGAGTACGGCGGGGACGTATTCGGTGACCTTGACCTCGGGCAGTGGCTGTACGGCCGTGACCAGTGTGGAGGTGAGCGCCGATCAGAGTGCGCCTTCAGTGAGTATCAACCCCGGCAGTGCGACCCTGAGCTGTGCCAGTCCAAGTGTGAGCCTGACGGCGGTGGGCGTGGGCAGTGTGCGGTGGAACACGGGCTCGACGAGTCCCATCCTGACGGTGAGTACGGCGGGGACCTATTCGGTGACCTTGACCTCGGGTAGCGGCTGTACGGCTGTGGCCAGTGTGGAGGTGAGTGCCGATCAGAGTGCCCCTTCGGTGAGCATCAACCCCAGCAGTGCGACCCTAACCTGTGCCACTCCGAGTGTGAGTCTGACGGCGGTGGGCGTGGGCAGTGTGCGGTGGAACACGGGCTCGACGAGTCCCATCCTGACGGTGAGTTCAGCGGGGACCTATTCGGTGACCTTGACCTCGGGTAGTGGCTGTACGGCCGTGACCAGTGTGGAGGTGAGCGCCGATCAGAGTGCCCCTTCGGTAAGCATCAACCCCAGCAGTGCGACCCTGAGCTGCGCCAGTCCTTCGGTGAGTCTGACGGCAGTGGGCGTGGGCAGTGTGTTGTGGAACACGGGCTCGACGAGTCCCATCCTGACGGTGAGTTCAGCGGGGACCTACTCGGTGACCTTGACCTCGGGTAGTGGCTGTACGGCCGTGACCAGTGTGGAGGTGAGCGCCGATCAGAGTGCGCCTTCGGTGAGCATTAATCCTTCCTCAGCTACGCTAAGTTGTGCCAGCCCAAGTGTGAGTCTGACGGCAGTGGGTGTGGGCAGTGTGCGGTGGAACACGGGCTCGACGAGTCCCATCCTGACGGTGAGTACGGCGGGAACGTATTCGGTGACCTTGACCTCGGGCAGTGGCTGTACGGCTGTGGCCAGTGTGGAGGTGAGTGCCGATCAGAGCGCCCCTTCGGTGAGCATCAACCCCAGCAGTGCGACCCTAACCTGTGCCAGTCCAAGTGTGAGTCTGACAGCAGTGGGCGTGGGCAGTGTGTTGTGGAACACGGGCTCGACGAGTCCCATCCTGACGGTGAGTTCAGCGGGGACGTATTCGGTGACCTTGACCTCGGGCAGCGGCTGTACGGCCGTAACCAGTGTGGAGGTGAGTCAACAACCTGACCAAACCATCGTCTTCACCCAGCAGCCCGCTTCAGCCTCCACGGTTACGGTGGGTGCTAATGTCACCACTGCCATTGCCGTCAGTGGCAATCCTACCGGCTTCCAATGGTTCAAAGACAACCTGAGCAGCCCCGTTGGGGGGCAAACCTCGGCTACGCTGATGCTGACCAATGTCCAGATCGCCGATGCGGGTAGCTATATCGTGGTCGTCAGTGGAGCCTGTAACAGCCTGACCTCGACGGCCTTTGCCCTCACCGTCAATCCCGTGCAGACGGCCCCCTTCGCCATCACGGCCGTGACGACTCTGAGTTGCACACCGATTCTGCCCAACCGCTTCAGTGTCAGCTTTACGCCCCGCTACAGCGGTCTCAACGGTCAGCCCGTGTCTTTCTCGGTGGCCAACGAATTGCTGCCCACCACCGAGTCGGGACCCTATACCCTCCAGCTCTATACCGATAATCCAACGCTCACGCTGAAGGCCATTCAGGGCGGTACGCCACCCGAAGCCAGCTATGTCTACAACTGGCTGGCGGCCTGTCGCACCTCGGAGTCGCCTAATACCCCCCCCGGGTGGTAA
- a CDS encoding putative Ig domain-containing protein, whose protein sequence is MVSSLSSQTATAGTYFTYVIPEGTFTDTETPLSLRLSASGLPAGLGFVGATLSGIPSTTVGSPFTVSITATDPGGLSVSTPLLLTVLPATTTPPPTQPFAITGVTTISCTPVADRININFAPRYAGLTGQSIAFEVVNELAPTTDPAPYSLTLYRDNPVLSLKATQTGSVEVASFSYNWLAACASAGQDNTPPRLNSPVGNQTAVVGQGYSLNLANTFADQETPNQITLVASGLPAGLSLVGTQLSGTPNGSGVSTVVLTATDPGSLSASTSFDLTVLPAVVGPLTVNLTATPSQLVTSGSTTLTASVSGGTGPYSYVFTGPGSINPGGNSATVSGLSAGVQTFRVVVSDATSPVSQTVAGTVSVTVSEPSNPPSGFSITGVNTVSCEVLSVGQRRLSFTPIYAGVSGQPISFSVVNELPATTNAGPYSLNLYTDNPSITLKATQSGSAGEASYVYNWLAGCNTPARLGVGEAGSSLQVTILGNPVEGKTLEVEIRGVSEQSVYLQLVDQQGKLISHQHLQQAREVDRVNLPVGQSRGVLVLGVQSGQQQQHLKVVIP, encoded by the coding sequence GTGGTAAGTAGCCTCAGCAGCCAGACGGCCACGGCGGGCACCTATTTCACCTATGTGATTCCTGAAGGCACCTTCACCGACACCGAGACCCCCCTAAGTCTGCGTCTGTCGGCCAGTGGGTTGCCAGCAGGCCTGGGTTTTGTGGGAGCCACCCTGAGTGGAATACCCTCCACGACCGTAGGCTCTCCCTTCACGGTGAGTATTACGGCGACCGATCCGGGTGGACTCTCGGTGAGCACGCCGTTGTTACTTACGGTGCTGCCGGCCACGACGACTCCACCGCCGACTCAGCCTTTCGCTATTACGGGGGTAACTACGATCAGTTGTACACCGGTAGCGGACCGGATCAACATCAACTTTGCCCCTCGGTATGCCGGATTGACCGGTCAGTCGATTGCCTTTGAGGTGGTCAATGAACTGGCTCCCACGACCGATCCGGCTCCCTACTCGCTGACCTTATACCGGGACAATCCGGTGCTGAGCTTAAAAGCGACGCAAACAGGCAGTGTGGAGGTGGCTAGTTTCAGCTACAACTGGTTAGCGGCCTGTGCCAGTGCAGGCCAGGACAACACGCCCCCTCGCCTGAACAGTCCGGTGGGTAATCAGACGGCAGTCGTGGGTCAGGGGTATAGTCTGAATCTGGCTAATACCTTTGCCGATCAGGAAACGCCGAATCAGATCACACTGGTGGCCAGTGGCCTGCCGGCAGGGCTGAGTCTGGTGGGTACCCAGCTATCGGGTACGCCGAACGGGAGTGGAGTCTCGACGGTGGTGCTGACGGCGACCGATCCGGGCAGCCTGAGCGCGAGTACGAGTTTTGACCTGACCGTCTTACCGGCGGTGGTGGGTCCGCTGACGGTGAATCTGACAGCGACTCCAAGCCAGCTAGTGACGAGTGGATCAACGACGTTGACCGCGAGTGTATCGGGTGGGACGGGTCCATACAGTTATGTGTTTACGGGTCCGGGTAGTATCAATCCTGGCGGGAATTCCGCGACGGTGTCGGGATTGAGTGCAGGTGTACAGACCTTTAGGGTGGTGGTGAGTGACGCCACATCGCCGGTGTCGCAGACGGTGGCAGGCACGGTGAGTGTAACGGTAAGCGAACCGAGTAACCCGCCATCCGGATTCAGCATCACAGGTGTGAACACGGTGAGTTGTGAGGTGCTGAGTGTGGGTCAGCGTCGATTGAGCTTTACGCCGATATATGCAGGGGTGAGCGGTCAGCCGATCAGTTTCTCGGTGGTCAATGAGTTGCCGGCGACGACCAACGCGGGTCCCTACAGTCTGAATCTGTATACCGACAATCCAAGCATCACCCTGAAAGCGACCCAGAGTGGGAGTGCCGGTGAAGCGAGCTATGTCTACAACTGGCTGGCGGGTTGTAATACGCCAGCTCGATTGGGAGTTGGTGAAGCCGGCTCAAGCTTGCAGGTAACGATTCTGGGTAATCCCGTAGAAGGCAAAACCCTGGAAGTTGAGATTCGAGGGGTATCCGAGCAATCGGTTTACCTGCAGTTGGTGGATCAACAAGGTAAACTAATATCACACCAGCATCTTCAACAGGCCCGTGAGGTAGACCGGGTTAATCTGCCGGTCGGTCAAAGTCGGGGTGTATTGGTGTTAGGGGTACAAAGTGGGCAGCAGCAGCAACACCTGAAAGTGGTGATTCCCTAA
- a CDS encoding Crp/Fnr family transcriptional regulator: MQDILFDFISKYISLTEDEKNAIVSLDIFYSVKKGTILLAEGQKSKNSYFILKGCIRTYYVLEGEEKTTAFYTEMDALTPPCVTSKTPSDYYVSCVEDSILTVSTTDMEVEVNSKFPKFDIMCKLLAEELLAKQRIDFDEFKNSSPEQRYLNLIQKRPDLLQRVPQHQLASYLGIKPQSLSRLRARLTEKDKG, from the coding sequence ATGCAAGACATACTATTTGACTTTATATCAAAATACATTTCTCTGACAGAAGATGAGAAGAACGCAATCGTTTCTTTGGACATATTCTACTCGGTAAAGAAAGGGACGATTTTACTCGCAGAAGGGCAGAAATCAAAAAACAGCTACTTTATTTTAAAAGGCTGTATTCGCACCTATTATGTGTTGGAGGGTGAAGAAAAAACAACCGCATTTTACACAGAAATGGACGCCTTAACACCTCCTTGCGTGACAAGCAAAACTCCTTCTGACTATTACGTGAGTTGTGTTGAGGATAGTATTCTTACCGTGTCGACTACTGATATGGAAGTAGAAGTAAACAGTAAATTTCCAAAGTTTGACATAATGTGTAAACTACTGGCAGAAGAATTGTTAGCTAAACAGCGAATAGACTTTGACGAGTTTAAGAATTCTTCCCCTGAGCAACGCTACCTGAACTTAATCCAAAAAAGACCGGACCTACTTCAGCGTGTGCCTCAGCATCAGTTAGCGAGCTATTTAGGTATCAAACCCCAGTCATTAAGTAGACTAAGAGCCAGACTTACAGAGAAAGATAAAGGGTAA